The proteins below come from a single SAR324 cluster bacterium genomic window:
- a CDS encoding TIGR00159 family protein — MSFFKNLELGWQDALDIGLLYFILYRALMLIKGTRTIPMLMGFFLLFALYLFSQVFQLDAIGLLLDNVVTSLVLVFVVLFQADLRNALAQFGLMALFRDSTGQNKKDLVDQCIQACMVMARRRIGALIVFEREAGLRNFIEKSTILDAVPSEALLLSIFHPTSPLHDGAVVIDKKGRLAAARCILPVSMNQKINPALGTRHRAAIGLSEENDAVVLIVSEERSEISLSYKGQLMRAVEENVKQILLELLVGKLPDNVEQKTEQEPVLVDQPPPVKESEKTPVIPVDTV, encoded by the coding sequence ATCAGTTTTTTTAAAAATCTCGAACTTGGATGGCAGGATGCCCTGGATATCGGACTCCTGTATTTTATCCTTTATCGTGCCCTCATGCTGATCAAGGGAACCCGCACCATTCCAATGTTGATGGGTTTTTTCCTGTTGTTTGCCTTATATCTCTTCTCACAAGTCTTCCAACTGGATGCGATTGGTCTGCTACTGGATAACGTGGTCACATCCCTGGTTCTGGTGTTCGTCGTTTTGTTTCAGGCAGATTTAAGAAACGCCCTGGCACAGTTTGGTCTGATGGCCTTGTTCCGGGACTCAACCGGTCAGAATAAAAAAGATCTGGTAGACCAATGCATCCAGGCATGTATGGTGATGGCCAGACGACGTATCGGCGCACTGATTGTGTTTGAACGTGAAGCGGGATTGCGCAACTTTATCGAGAAAAGCACAATACTGGACGCCGTTCCCAGTGAAGCCTTGCTCCTGAGTATTTTTCATCCGACATCCCCCCTCCATGATGGCGCTGTTGTGATCGATAAAAAAGGACGGTTAGCCGCGGCACGTTGTATTCTGCCTGTATCCATGAACCAGAAAATCAATCCGGCATTAGGAACCAGGCATCGGGCCGCTATCGGTTTGTCAGAAGAAAATGACGCGGTGGTTCTTATTGTTTCAGAGGAACGGAGTGAAATCAGCCTGAGTTATAAAGGACAACTCATGCGTGCCGTGGAAGAGAATGTTAAACAGATCCTGCTTGAACTTCTGGTCGGCAAATTGCCCGATAATGTGGAACAGAAAACAGAACAGGAGCCTGTCCTCGTGGATCAACCACCACCTGTTAAGGAATCCGAAAAAACTCCGGTCATTCCGGTTGACACAGTGTGA
- a CDS encoding ABC transporter permease: MLKIAKIAYRNLLRYSRRTWLTVILISIGMVAVLLYVSLADSFKQLMIGQITDAMLGHLQIHRTGYVASIDNSPLNLNLSPVEIQQVETLVKQYPETLSYSVRLKFSGMLSNFQETTGIRLNGINPQQELKTLPLMEYRVLDENHNKIAEPSLQPGEIWLPELLAKGLNVKRGDPVVIVATNKDGSVNGLNFTVSGVLGIVTGPGGKDGYMNMESARQLLRIDTTEANEISVRLSNLNLAESISRKLGLELSSLKNGAGQPLFEVHPWSKLTPFANIAKIIDVLTLFVKGILIAIVLVSIMNVMLMAVYERIREIGTIAAIGTSPGKIRALFLTEGFFLGVLGSVVGSLIAVGIIQLLRWNPISFQFGANPEPLTLLPTIPVQQLVVTFIIVVVVSTLASLQPAFKASRLEPIEALRHY; this comes from the coding sequence ATGTTGAAAATCGCTAAAATCGCTTACCGGAATTTATTGCGTTACAGTCGGCGAACCTGGCTCACCGTTATTCTGATCAGTATCGGGATGGTGGCCGTTCTGTTGTATGTCTCTCTGGCTGATTCTTTCAAACAATTGATGATCGGGCAAATCACGGATGCCATGCTGGGGCATCTTCAGATTCACAGGACAGGTTATGTGGCCTCCATTGATAACTCGCCGCTCAACCTGAATCTGTCACCGGTTGAGATTCAACAAGTGGAGACCCTTGTCAAACAGTATCCAGAAACATTGTCTTATTCGGTACGACTCAAATTCAGCGGAATGCTCAGTAATTTTCAGGAAACAACAGGCATTCGTCTGAATGGAATCAATCCTCAGCAGGAACTAAAAACTCTGCCTTTGATGGAATACCGGGTGCTGGATGAAAATCACAACAAAATTGCTGAACCATCCCTCCAACCCGGAGAAATATGGCTTCCCGAACTTTTGGCCAAAGGTCTGAATGTTAAACGGGGTGATCCTGTGGTCATTGTGGCGACTAACAAGGATGGATCGGTCAATGGTCTGAACTTCACGGTGAGTGGTGTGTTAGGCATTGTGACAGGTCCGGGGGGAAAAGACGGCTACATGAATATGGAATCTGCCCGGCAACTATTACGGATAGACACGACTGAGGCCAATGAAATCAGTGTTCGTCTCAGTAATCTTAATCTTGCCGAGAGTATAAGCCGGAAATTGGGACTGGAACTGTCATCCCTGAAAAACGGGGCGGGGCAACCCTTGTTTGAAGTCCATCCATGGAGCAAACTCACACCGTTTGCCAATATCGCCAAAATCATTGATGTGCTGACCCTGTTTGTTAAAGGAATTCTGATCGCTATTGTGCTGGTGTCCATCATGAACGTGATGCTCATGGCTGTCTATGAACGCATTCGTGAAATTGGAACCATTGCCGCCATTGGAACCAGTCCCGGAAAAATTCGGGCATTGTTTCTGACAGAAGGTTTTTTTCTGGGGGTTTTAGGCTCAGTCGTCGGCAGTCTCATTGCGGTTGGGATCATTCAACTGCTTCGCTGGAATCCCATCAGCTTTCAATTCGGGGCGAATCCGGAGCCGTTAACACTTCTGCCGACGATTCCTGTTCAGCAGTTAGTCGTGACGTTCATTATTGTCGTGGTTGTCTCAACATTGGCCAGTTTACAACCGGCTTTCAAAGCCTCTCGTCTGGAACCCATTGAGGCGTTGCGGCATTATTGA
- a CDS encoding Crp/Fnr family transcriptional regulator, with the protein MENKLQQALQKATIFSALNSQEIEALARIIHVSEFRKGAILFQQEQTPACMHFLIQGEVKAVQYTSKGKEILLRILTTGEVFAMGVAYLQKPYAVTTIALKKSIVGRIQREDLLDVLRGYPEISLKLMGIMSLRIQEMTHRIVEQTGHSPFERIALFLLRETKAQQSELLTLPMSKANLSRMLGTVPETFSRTLTELQHQKIIQLRGKQIQILDTQGLLELTRL; encoded by the coding sequence ATGGAAAACAAATTACAACAGGCACTACAAAAAGCCACCATTTTCAGTGCTTTGAACAGTCAGGAAATTGAAGCGTTGGCCCGTATCATTCATGTTTCTGAATTTCGCAAAGGTGCCATTTTATTCCAGCAGGAACAAACTCCGGCCTGTATGCATTTTCTGATTCAGGGGGAGGTGAAAGCTGTTCAATACACCAGCAAAGGCAAGGAAATCCTTTTACGGATTCTGACCACTGGCGAGGTGTTTGCGATGGGGGTTGCCTATCTGCAAAAGCCCTATGCGGTGACCACCATTGCCCTCAAAAAAAGTATTGTGGGACGGATTCAACGCGAGGATTTACTGGATGTTTTGCGTGGTTATCCGGAAATTTCGCTGAAACTCATGGGCATTATGTCGTTGCGCATTCAGGAGATGACACACCGTATTGTTGAACAGACAGGTCATTCTCCTTTTGAACGTATCGCTTTGTTTTTGTTGCGTGAAACTAAGGCGCAACAGTCCGAACTGCTTACGTTGCCCATGAGCAAGGCCAACCTGTCCAGAATGCTCGGGACTGTTCCCGAAACATTTTCACGAACACTGACTGAGCTTCAGCATCAGAAAATCATTCAGTTGCGTGGAAAACAGATTCAAATTTTAGACACACAGGGTTTGCTGGAACTAACCAGGCTCTGA
- a CDS encoding outer membrane lipoprotein-sorting protein, translating into MKLWTTLTLILCLIFPLAGYSQTTPGEWLKTIDESMNPVSYESYRKLINIEPDGRRKEFVLFALKQGADKVALLFLSPASEKGRSSLRVGDNMWLYIPNVAKPIRITSLQSVTGGVFNNADILSVDYQAEYDALDMQTLTEANEGGSKLLQLNLKAKTSSAAYDRLEMVIDPDLKYPLIIRAVSATGMLLKTLYFKDVKDFGGGIRRPAVIETDSPLYKGYKSAIVFASLKAREVPQEVFTTDYMNKIETLR; encoded by the coding sequence ATGAAACTATGGACAACGCTCACGCTGATTCTGTGCCTTATTTTCCCGCTTGCGGGCTATTCACAGACCACTCCCGGAGAATGGTTGAAAACTATTGATGAGAGCATGAACCCGGTGTCTTATGAATCCTATCGCAAGCTCATCAATATTGAACCGGATGGACGCAGAAAAGAATTTGTTTTGTTCGCGCTCAAGCAGGGGGCCGATAAGGTGGCCCTGCTGTTTTTGTCTCCCGCGTCTGAAAAAGGACGCAGTTCATTGCGTGTGGGCGACAACATGTGGCTGTATATTCCCAATGTCGCCAAGCCGATAAGAATCACATCACTCCAGTCTGTGACGGGTGGTGTGTTTAATAACGCGGATATTCTCAGTGTGGATTATCAGGCGGAATATGACGCCCTGGATATGCAAACCCTGACAGAAGCCAATGAGGGAGGCTCGAAACTGTTACAACTGAATCTGAAAGCGAAAACTTCCTCTGCGGCCTATGATCGGCTGGAAATGGTCATTGATCCTGATTTGAAATATCCCCTCATCATTCGTGCTGTTTCAGCCACCGGGATGTTGCTCAAAACACTATATTTCAAAGATGTGAAGGATTTTGGCGGAGGCATCCGCCGTCCCGCTGTGATCGAAACTGACAGTCCCCTGTATAAAGGCTATAAATCCGCTATTGTTTTTGCCTCGTTGAAAGCCCGGGAAGTTCCACAGGAAGTATTCACCACCGATTACATGAATAAAATTGAGACACTACGATGA
- a CDS encoding HAMP domain-containing histidine kinase, with the protein MRHRIRHRISHSILLKLTLILLVAGVAINMAVSHTFSLNWDFWQDFSRLHLKNYAGYIQHELGSPPQLEHAEKLGEKLKLSIRFESNQDHWSTNPSMPTLAELPHAELQENVPQFRRSRYRFFVIYPVANGVFIFSPKSYRKTMIHTLIPLMMVLTLILIVCYFAIKRVLRPLPVLIEGTRQVGQGRLDYRLPIWSKDELGQLSQAFNDMTEKLQKMIQAKEHLLRDVSHELRSPISRVKVALEFVDNSEIRQSIAEDMRDMETMVQEILETERLNSGFGTLKLENINMTDLCQEMTDIYSTTPPGVTLIKPSEPCSCRGDAGKLKMVLRNLLENSLKYSAHQSRPVEMHLWCDSHMHVMIQDFGHGIPLQDLPLIFEPFYRVDKSRNKATGGYGLGLSLCKTIVEAHGGTISVQSEEGDGCRIEVTLSLAN; encoded by the coding sequence ATGAGACATAGAATCAGGCATCGTATCAGCCATTCCATTTTATTGAAGCTGACATTGATTCTGCTTGTAGCCGGAGTGGCGATCAACATGGCAGTGAGTCACACCTTCAGTTTGAACTGGGATTTCTGGCAGGATTTTTCACGGCTTCACCTGAAAAACTACGCAGGATACATTCAACACGAACTCGGCTCGCCACCTCAACTGGAACATGCGGAAAAGCTGGGTGAGAAGCTTAAACTATCGATCCGCTTTGAATCAAATCAGGACCACTGGTCCACAAACCCATCGATGCCAACACTTGCAGAATTGCCTCATGCGGAACTTCAGGAAAATGTTCCGCAATTCAGAAGAAGCCGTTACCGTTTTTTTGTGATTTATCCTGTGGCCAATGGAGTCTTCATCTTCAGTCCCAAGTCTTATCGTAAAACCATGATTCATACACTGATTCCGCTCATGATGGTTCTCACCTTGATTCTGATTGTCTGTTACTTTGCCATAAAACGGGTATTGCGCCCACTTCCGGTGCTGATTGAAGGAACCCGTCAGGTCGGACAGGGACGACTGGATTACCGATTGCCAATCTGGTCCAAGGATGAATTGGGGCAGTTGTCACAGGCCTTCAATGACATGACAGAAAAACTCCAGAAAATGATTCAGGCCAAGGAACACCTGCTGCGAGATGTGAGCCATGAATTGCGGTCTCCCATTTCACGGGTCAAGGTCGCCTTGGAATTTGTGGACAATTCAGAAATTCGCCAGAGCATTGCTGAAGACATGCGCGACATGGAAACCATGGTTCAGGAAATTCTGGAAACAGAGCGCCTGAACAGCGGATTCGGGACCTTGAAACTTGAAAACATAAACATGACGGATCTTTGTCAGGAAATGACAGATATTTATAGCACAACACCTCCTGGTGTCACCTTGATCAAACCGTCAGAACCTTGCAGTTGCAGGGGGGATGCCGGAAAACTGAAAATGGTTCTGCGGAATTTGCTGGAAAATAGCCTCAAATATTCAGCCCACCAGTCTCGTCCGGTAGAAATGCATCTGTGGTGTGACAGTCACATGCATGTGATGATTCAGGATTTTGGACATGGTATCCCACTACAGGATCTGCCTTTGATTTTTGAACCCTTTTACAGAGTCGATAAATCCCGAAACAAGGCCACCGGAGGGTATGGGCTAGGCTTGAGCCTGTGCAAAACCATTGTTGAAGCGCATGGCGGAACCATTTCGGTCCAGAGTGAGGAAGGGGATGGTTGCCGTATAGAGGTCACATTGTCTCTCGCAAACTGA
- a CDS encoding response regulator transcription factor produces the protein MEHAHSPKLLVIDDDEKLNRLLRNYFEKYQFQVLSALTPTEGFKKLEEKPDLVILDVMLPEMDGFEVCRRIRHQSQVPVIMLTARGDVMDRVIGLEMGADDYLPKPFEPRELLARIQSVLRRTNHTSRPPDQSAEILKFTPGLVIHLKKHEVTLNGVPLEMTSMEFALLSCLAQQPQTVLNRDQLLDHLRGIEWESYNRSVDVLMSRLRQKLGDDPKHPSYIKTVWGTGYIFVGVADET, from the coding sequence ATGGAACATGCGCATTCCCCCAAATTATTGGTGATTGACGACGATGAAAAACTCAATCGTCTGCTCCGGAACTATTTCGAAAAATATCAATTTCAGGTCCTATCAGCACTAACACCCACCGAAGGTTTCAAAAAACTGGAGGAAAAACCCGATCTGGTTATTCTGGATGTGATGTTGCCTGAAATGGATGGCTTCGAAGTTTGCCGCCGCATCAGACATCAGAGCCAGGTGCCTGTGATCATGTTAACCGCTCGCGGTGACGTGATGGATCGTGTGATTGGACTCGAAATGGGCGCGGACGATTATCTGCCCAAACCCTTTGAACCACGGGAACTTCTGGCTCGAATCCAGTCTGTGTTACGCCGAACCAACCACACTTCACGTCCCCCGGATCAGTCCGCTGAAATTCTGAAATTCACTCCTGGATTGGTCATTCATCTAAAAAAACATGAAGTCACACTGAATGGCGTCCCCCTGGAAATGACCTCGATGGAATTTGCCCTGTTGTCCTGTCTGGCACAACAACCACAAACGGTATTGAACAGAGACCAGTTGCTGGATCATCTTCGCGGGATTGAATGGGAATCCTACAATCGGTCGGTGGATGTGCTGATGAGTCGCTTGCGTCAGAAACTGGGAGATGACCCCAAACATCCTTCGTATATCAAAACGGTCTGGGGAACCGGTTATATTTTCGTGGGAGTGGCCGATGAGACATAG
- a CDS encoding Spy/CpxP family protein refolding chaperone, protein MKCKNRKRRFFYRFSLLWLLIGTIGLAGCRKTPEKRAEWVVDHIADELELTEEQSGHLNQIKTEFLEKRTQWTSVHKNVMDLAVEQMKAETVEQEKWDQLVGNTQQKTGDAIEFFRQKYVEFYQMLTPEQRMKAAELMEKHRERIEKYHNH, encoded by the coding sequence ATGAAATGCAAAAACAGAAAGCGACGATTCTTTTACCGATTCTCTTTGTTGTGGTTATTGATCGGAACCATTGGTCTGGCAGGGTGCCGCAAAACACCTGAAAAACGAGCCGAGTGGGTCGTGGATCATATCGCAGATGAACTGGAACTGACAGAAGAGCAGTCGGGGCATCTCAACCAGATCAAAACTGAATTTCTGGAAAAACGAACGCAATGGACCTCAGTGCACAAAAACGTGATGGATTTGGCAGTGGAACAGATGAAAGCCGAAACGGTGGAACAGGAAAAATGGGATCAACTGGTCGGAAATACCCAACAGAAGACTGGTGACGCCATTGAGTTTTTCCGGCAAAAGTATGTGGAGTTTTATCAAATGCTAACTCCGGAACAACGCATGAAAGCAGCGGAACTGATGGAAAAACATCGGGAACGCATCGAAAAATACCATAATCATTAA
- the ftsH gene encoding ATP-dependent zinc metalloprotease FtsH: MSSLMKSLGIWFLIGMIMLILFNVLGGERSTEMRIPFSDFLNQVEHGKIIEVLVRGNEAIGMADGQKRIQTYIPNYPQFFEILQQKGVRVRVESTSRGNLLLAILNSWLPMLLIIGIWIFFMRQVQGGSNKAMNFGRVRVRMIEKKDNPITFKNVAGIDESREELSEIVEFLADPRKFEKLGGEIPKGVLLIGNPGTGKTLLAKAIAGEAEVPFFSISGSDFVEMFVGVGASRVRDLFEQGKKYAPCIIFIDEIDAVGRSRGAGLGGGNDEREQTLNQLLVEMDGFDTNEGVIVIAATNRPDVLDSALLRPGRFDRHIVVPNPDLGGRFQILKVHTENIQLEAGVDLQVIARGTPGFTGADLANLVNEAALWAARNNKVAVTLEDFEYAKDKVLMGTERRSMLISDEEKRTTAYHEAGHALVAATIPDVDPVHKVTIIPRGRALGITQLLPIEDHHSYSKKKLIGHITMTMGGRAAEHLIFNRFTTGASDDLKKATDLARKMTCQWGMNETLGPLAYSENAGHVFLGRDMVQHKTYSNETAQMIDAEIRNILTRCYDRAKNILTMHRQALEHIAKALIEKETIDGEEVKETLKRFAPNPVGSGN, from the coding sequence GTGAGCTCATTAATGAAAAGTTTAGGAATCTGGTTTTTAATTGGAATGATCATGCTCATTTTATTCAATGTGCTTGGTGGAGAACGTTCCACAGAAATGAGGATTCCTTTTTCTGATTTTCTCAACCAGGTTGAGCATGGGAAAATTATTGAAGTGTTGGTCCGTGGCAATGAAGCCATCGGGATGGCCGATGGCCAGAAACGAATCCAGACCTACATCCCCAACTACCCACAATTCTTTGAGATCCTTCAACAAAAAGGTGTCAGAGTGCGTGTGGAATCAACCAGTCGTGGCAACCTGTTGCTGGCAATTCTGAACAGTTGGCTACCAATGCTTCTGATCATCGGGATCTGGATTTTTTTCATGCGACAAGTGCAGGGCGGAAGCAACAAAGCCATGAATTTTGGGAGAGTCCGTGTTCGCATGATTGAAAAAAAGGACAACCCCATCACCTTCAAGAATGTCGCGGGAATTGATGAATCCCGTGAGGAATTGAGCGAAATTGTCGAATTTCTGGCAGATCCACGCAAATTTGAAAAACTTGGTGGCGAGATTCCCAAAGGTGTCTTGCTGATTGGAAATCCCGGTACAGGTAAAACCCTGTTGGCCAAAGCCATTGCCGGTGAAGCCGAAGTTCCGTTTTTCAGCATCAGTGGTTCTGATTTTGTGGAAATGTTTGTCGGTGTGGGTGCCAGCCGGGTCCGTGACCTGTTTGAGCAGGGTAAAAAATACGCGCCGTGTATTATCTTTATTGATGAAATTGACGCGGTGGGACGAAGTCGGGGTGCAGGCCTGGGCGGTGGAAATGACGAACGCGAACAGACACTCAATCAATTGCTGGTGGAAATGGATGGTTTTGACACCAATGAAGGTGTCATTGTGATTGCCGCCACCAATCGACCCGATGTTCTCGATTCCGCGCTGTTGCGTCCGGGACGTTTTGACCGGCATATTGTAGTGCCAAATCCAGACCTGGGTGGCAGATTCCAGATTCTGAAAGTACACACTGAAAACATCCAGTTGGAAGCCGGAGTTGATTTGCAGGTTATTGCCCGTGGAACTCCGGGATTTACAGGCGCGGATCTTGCGAATCTGGTGAATGAAGCCGCCTTGTGGGCCGCCAGAAATAACAAGGTTGCAGTCACCCTCGAGGATTTTGAATATGCCAAGGATAAAGTCCTGATGGGAACCGAACGCCGGAGCATGCTGATCAGCGATGAAGAAAAACGAACCACCGCCTATCATGAAGCTGGACATGCACTGGTGGCCGCCACCATTCCAGATGTGGACCCCGTTCACAAAGTCACCATCATTCCCCGTGGTCGTGCGCTGGGAATCACACAGCTTCTGCCCATTGAGGACCATCACAGCTATAGCAAAAAGAAACTCATTGGCCACATCACCATGACCATGGGGGGACGTGCCGCGGAACATCTCATTTTCAACCGATTCACAACCGGAGCCAGTGATGATCTAAAAAAAGCGACAGACCTCGCACGAAAAATGACTTGTCAGTGGGGGATGAATGAGACCCTGGGGCCTCTGGCCTACTCTGAAAACGCAGGGCATGTTTTTCTGGGACGCGACATGGTTCAGCATAAAACCTATAGCAATGAAACGGCCCAGATGATTGATGCCGAGATTCGAAATATTCTGACACGATGCTATGATCGGGCAAAAAATATTTTGACCATGCATCGACAGGCGCTGGAACATATTGCCAAAGCGTTGATTGAAAAAGAAACCATTGATGGCGAGGAGGTCAAGGAAACACTCAAACGTTTTGCTCCCAATCCTGTCGGATCAGGCAATTGA
- a CDS encoding ABC transporter ATP-binding protein, producing the protein MALIEIHNVSKTYQLGEETINALKSISLNIDVSTFVSLVGPSGSGKSTLLNLIGCLDQPTSGSIRVADQELNGLDKNQRARFRGDTVGFIFQDFNLIPVLTVYENVEYPLLMVKNEDGKKHRQRILDLLDAVGVLSQKDKLPQQISGGQKQRVAIARALITRPRLVIADEPTANLDHDTAYKIIDLMKTMKNQFQSTFIFSTHDPKIVGEAEILHTLEDGQLIHSEDRRRTHVENR; encoded by the coding sequence ATGGCACTCATTGAAATCCACAATGTTTCCAAGACCTATCAACTGGGTGAGGAAACAATCAACGCCTTGAAAAGCATCAGTCTGAATATTGACGTTTCTACGTTTGTTTCCCTGGTTGGGCCATCCGGGAGCGGCAAATCGACTCTTCTGAATCTCATTGGCTGTCTCGATCAGCCTACGAGTGGTTCAATCCGTGTTGCGGATCAGGAACTCAATGGACTTGATAAAAATCAGCGAGCCCGGTTTCGGGGGGATACCGTCGGCTTTATTTTTCAGGATTTTAACCTGATTCCCGTATTGACGGTGTATGAAAATGTGGAATACCCCTTGTTGATGGTCAAAAATGAAGACGGTAAAAAACATCGGCAAAGGATTCTGGACTTGCTGGATGCTGTCGGCGTATTGTCCCAGAAAGATAAATTGCCCCAACAGATTTCCGGTGGCCAGAAACAACGGGTTGCCATCGCACGGGCACTGATCACCCGACCACGACTGGTGATTGCGGATGAACCCACTGCCAATCTGGACCATGACACCGCTTATAAAATCATTGACCTGATGAAAACCATGAAAAACCAGTTTCAATCCACATTTATTTTTTCCACACATGATCCCAAGATTGTGGGAGAAGCTGAAATTTTGCATACGCTGGAAGATGGTCAACTCATTCACAGTGAAGATCGAAGGAGGACGCATGTTGAAAATCGCTAA